The sequence GCCGAGAAGTGTCTTGCCGGTCGCCGCATGGTCCTGATGCCCGGTCATTCCGGTTGTGGAATTATCAAGAATCATCACGGTTCCTGTCGCTCTATTGTACATCATATTCATAAGTGAATTCACGCCGGTATGTAAAAATGTAGAATCCCCGATCACAGCTACCCAGTTCTTGATATAGTCTTTTCCTTTTGCCTTTTCCATTCCATGAAGACTTGAAATACTTGCTCCCATACAGATTGTTGTGTCCACAACACTAAGTGGTGCAACTGCCCCCAAAGTATAGCAGCCGATGTCTCCTGCCGCATGGATCTTCAACTTATTCAGCACATGGTAAACGCTTCTGTGTGGACATCCTGGACATAAAATCGGAGGTCTTCCCGGGACCTGTGCAGGTGCTTTCACATCTGCCTTTTCTCCGAGAATCGCCTCACGGATCATATTGGCGCTATATTCACCCTGCACTGTAAAAATTTCTTTCCCGATTGCTTTCACCCCCCATGATTTCACCTGTTCTTCAATAACAGGATCCAATTCTTCCACAATGTAGAGTGTCTCCACTTTCTGTGCAAACTCCTCAATCAATTTTTTCGGAAGTGGATTCACCATGCCAAGTTTTAACACAGACACATTTGGAATCGCTTCTTTTACATATTGATACGGAATTCCACTTGTGATAACACCAATTTTTGTATCATTCATCTCCACTTTATTGATCGCCATTGTGTTTGCCGCCTCTGCAAGCTCCAGATTTCGCTTCTCAATCTCAATATGGCGAAGCTTTGCATTGCCCGGCATCATAACATTTTTACGAATATCTTTTTCATACGGCTTATCCTCCGGCTCCACGCGGTCACATAATTCCACCAGCCCCTGCGAATGCGCCAATCTTGTCGTTGTGCGGAAAATAACCGGACGGTCGAAGTTTTCACTGATCTCATATGCAAACTTCATAAACTCTTTTGCTTCCATACTGTCTGATGGCTCCAGCACCGGCACCTGAGCTGCTCTTGCGACCATACGTGTATCCTGTTCATTTTGAGAACTGTAAAGCCCAGGATCATCTGCCACAATCACAACAAGACCGCCGTTGACTCCCATGTAAGAAACTGTATAGAGCGGATCTGCCGCCACATTCAGTCCCACATGTTTCATACATGCCATAGAACGTACCCCTGACACACTTGCTCCAATCGCAACTTCTGTTGCCACCTTTTCATTCGGTGACCACTCCGCATAAATATCATCTTTATATTTTACAAGATTCTCACTGATCTCTGTACTTGGCGTTCCCGGATACGCAGCAGACACTTTTACGCCCGCCTCATATGCTCCACGGGCAATTGCCTCATTGCCGAGCATAATTACTTTTTGATTCATATTTGCCATTTTATAATCCATCCTTTCGTAAATCAGTCACACGCTTTGCTTTCCCTTCAAAACGCTGTAATGTATGTGGTGCTACCAGCTTGATATTCGATGCAAGACCAAGCGCAGATTTTAATTTGCTTTTGATTCTCTGCTCCAACTCACTCAATTTTGCATAACTGTCAAGTAATCTGTCATCGATCAATTCCACGGAAATCGTCATCACATCGAGTCTGTTCTTTCTCTCCACAAGAATCTCATAATGTGGTCCGATCTCCTCAATCTGAAGAAGCACTTCCTCAATCTGTGTCGGAAATACATTGACACCACGAATGACAAGCATATCATCAGAACGTCCAGATAAGTTATCCATCCTGCATGTCGTTCTTCCACATTTGCAAGGTTCATAATGTAATCTCGTCAAATCTTTCGTGCGATAACGAATCATCGGAAGCGCTTCCTTCCCAAGACAAGTGACAACCAGTTCGCCAAGTTCACCCTCCGGCAGCACTTCCCCGGTCTCCGGATCAATGATCTCCGGAATGAACCAATCTTCATTGATATGTAATCCATTCAACTCCGTGCATTCTCCTGACACACCAGGTCCACACAGCTCACTCATTCCATAATTTTGTGTACAGACAAATTGGTCTCCCCACACTTTACGCATCTCTTCTCTCATCGGCTCGGTCATCCCTTCGCCTCCAAACAAACCGATCCGAACTTTCAGATCTTTTGCCGGATCAAGTCCTCTTCTTCGAATCTCTTCTCCAAGGTGCAATGCATACGATGGTGTCGCCACCAAAAGTGTCACACCCATATCCTGTAAAAACATAATCTGTTTATTTGTATTTCCCGAGGACATCGGGATCACAGCTGCACCAAGTGTCTCCAAACCTCCGTGCAATCCGAGCGCTCCTGTAAATGTTCCATACCCAAACGCAATCTGACAGACATCATCCTCCGTCGCGCCGCCCATACACGCCACTCGCGCTACATTGTTCAGCCAGATTTCCAAGTCTTTTTTCGTATATCCTACAACAGTCGGTTTCCCAGTCGTCCCGGAACTGGCATGAAATCGAACAAGTTCCTTTTTATCTACCGCAAACAATCCCATCGGATAATGCTCCCGAAAATCTGATTTATTTGTAAATGGCAATTTCTGTAAATCCTTTAATGTCTGA comes from Coprococcus phoceensis and encodes:
- the iorA gene encoding indolepyruvate ferredoxin oxidoreductase subunit alpha → MNQKVIMLGNEAIARGAYEAGVKVSAAYPGTPSTEISENLVKYKDDIYAEWSPNEKVATEVAIGASVSGVRSMACMKHVGLNVAADPLYTVSYMGVNGGLVVIVADDPGLYSSQNEQDTRMVARAAQVPVLEPSDSMEAKEFMKFAYEISENFDRPVIFRTTTRLAHSQGLVELCDRVEPEDKPYEKDIRKNVMMPGNAKLRHIEIEKRNLELAEAANTMAINKVEMNDTKIGVITSGIPYQYVKEAIPNVSVLKLGMVNPLPKKLIEEFAQKVETLYIVEELDPVIEEQVKSWGVKAIGKEIFTVQGEYSANMIREAILGEKADVKAPAQVPGRPPILCPGCPHRSVYHVLNKLKIHAAGDIGCYTLGAVAPLSVVDTTICMGASISSLHGMEKAKGKDYIKNWVAVIGDSTFLHTGVNSLMNMMYNRATGTVMILDNSTTGMTGHQDHAATGKTLLGEPTYAIDIPALCRAIGVKNVVEVNAFDIEKLEKVVKEEVAKDEVSVIITKSPCVLLDKSKKPVYIAHEDKCKKCGMCMKPGCPAMTRNADGTIHIDDTMCTGCGLCETLCKFEAIELVEAGDR
- a CDS encoding phenylacetate--CoA ligase family protein, which codes for MIWAKEETLPRAEIEKIQLERLKESVAYIYERVAPYREKMDAAGVKPEDIQTLKDLQKLPFTNKSDFREHYPMGLFAVDKKELVRFHASSGTTGKPTVVGYTKKDLEIWLNNVARVACMGGATEDDVCQIAFGYGTFTGALGLHGGLETLGAAVIPMSSGNTNKQIMFLQDMGVTLLVATPSYALHLGEEIRRRGLDPAKDLKVRIGLFGGEGMTEPMREEMRKVWGDQFVCTQNYGMSELCGPGVSGECTELNGLHINEDWFIPEIIDPETGEVLPEGELGELVVTCLGKEALPMIRYRTKDLTRLHYEPCKCGRTTCRMDNLSGRSDDMLVIRGVNVFPTQIEEVLLQIEEIGPHYEILVERKNRLDVMTISVELIDDRLLDSYAKLSELEQRIKSKLKSALGLASNIKLVAPHTLQRFEGKAKRVTDLRKDGL